The genomic region CAGTATGAAATACATAGCACACATTTACATCATTAGGGACAAGTTTAGAGCTAGCTAcctaattttataaaaataattccaaaacGTTCATTCATTTCAAAGTGAATTCTGTTTTCATCAAATGTGAAAAGtcaaaaacagataaaatagcagaatttaaaaagacacagaagTAGCCAATAAGTAAAGTTCAGTGCAGTTTTCAGGTGCTTATGGATGGCAGTGTAAAATCCTCAAAAGCCAATTTATCTGGTCAGTACATATCCATAGACTTTCCTCTCCAAGACTCAGtagtttaaagcaaaaatatgaaagagGTTGCACCAGCAGAATACATGTTTTTGTAAATCATCGGTCTCAGGTCTTACAAAAAAATAGGCCTAATTGGCTTTGCCTGTGTAAATGCTAATTTGAAGTTGGCATTATAGTTCTGTTAAGTAGGAAATCTAAAGAAATCTAAACAACCAGAAAGGTGTGATGGGTGGAATACATCAAGCACAAACCAAAAGCCAACAGGTTCTTTGGCATTTAATACTTTCCATCATAACAGCACATTAAGAGTATCCAGACTACTATGAAGTTGCTGGAGGGAGCTTCAGGCTTGAATACTAATTTTCGTGTCCGGtctttttttaatagttctGCCAGTACTGCACCATAAGTTTTCTGTATCTTTGACAAATCTGCATTCTCTGAACATTGCACAaggttattaaaacaaaaacagaaaaaaaataagccatgTGATCAACTATTAAGCTGCTCCTTCAGAGAACCACATTTCTTTGCTTATAGCAGTGACCAGAATTGGTGGTGTACTGACAGTTGCCATGGCAAATGGGTGACTGCGTGGGAGAGCACACATATAGCCAAGTCAACATTTTATGCAATCTCCGTGATTTAAGCAAGCATACAATGCACAGCTTTTATTATGTGCTGCCAATTAAACTATCAGTCTATATAAagtgccaaaggaaaaaaaatgttatgttagATCATGGCTGTTTCAATATTCCCACTCATCCGTTTTCATGTCCAGGTAGTAAAGAATATTCTGTGCCAGCTTTACTGCTTGCTTCCTGGCAGCCTTACACCGCTCATCACCTTGCGGATCAACAGCATCAAGAGCAAGAAGTTGTTTTGTAAGGAGTTCTTCCAATCTCATGTAATTTTTATCTGTTCTGTTTCCATCAAATGAAATCACCTCCTGCTGAATTTGAGACAAGCTTCCAAGAACAGTCCAAACTGCTCTGTGAGACTGAGGTTCTGCAGCAGTTTGCTCTGGATACATTTGCCTTTTTCCAAGTGCTTCCTTTAAGTCAATGTACGTTATGAGAGCTTGCACTTCTATTACTGCTCTTCTCCGGGCTTCTCTAATACAAGGGTTTTTTCCTGGACTCACTTCATCTAACTGGGCAATTAATCCCTGCAGTTCTGCTTTGGATCCCAAATACAAATCAGAAGCGTTCTCTGTTTTTATAAGTAAAGAATTaacttccttcattttcttgcGGATCTCTTCTATTTTTAGAATGGACTGATTTTGTGCCAAATCGTAAGCATGTGTAGAATTTGCTTCTTCTTCCAAGTCCAGGTATTTTTGCAATTTATTGATCTCTTCCACTACTtcctttctgtaatttcttattTCCGTGCGACCACAGACATCTAAAGCATCCAAATCAGCAATAAGGCCTGTAAGCACACAGGATAAATGCCTGCAGGTATCATTACTACTCACTCCCATTAGAAGCGCAATAAGAGTTCCTCTTGCTTTGTTCACCTCACACATTACAGAGTTAATTTTGGAGACAGAAGGATGCGCATCATTAGAGagtggcagggagagctgctgcttcacGCAGCTTTCTATAATCTCCTGAACGGCACATACTTTTGTCAGCGTGCGATATCTCGCTTTGCGTAAAGAAACTTTCCCTCCAGTTTTCACCTGGGTAAGCCTCAGTATGATGTCCTGAATGCCTTCTTCAAATTCATCGTTTATGCAGTTGCCTCCTTTGTAGAAAGGCGTAATCTCGCGCTCCACAAGTGACTGTGCCTCCTTGAATATCGCCTCTATCTCCAGTCTGCGCGGATGGTTTGCATTTtgctccagctccttcagcagcctCTCTGTTTCCTGAGCAGCTCGCTTCCTGGCTTGCTGAATATCCCCTTTCCCTTCGGTGTCTACGGAATCGATTTCAAAAAGCTGTTTGGTGAGAGACCGCTCCAATTTCTTGTAATCCCGGTCGGTAGACAAACCGCTGAAGACAACCACCTGCTGTTCGATCTCTTTGACCTCCTTCTGGATTTCGTGCAACCGTTTGATGGCTGGGTGTTGGTTACCCATTTCCATTCTCTTCTCCCAGCCGCCGTCAGACGACCTGCAAGGACAGACCGAGACCCGCGATCAGCGGGGCGCCACGCCGCCTCACCCCGCCGCCCTTCACAACCCCCACCAAGCACCTGGGCGCTGCGGCCGCGTTAAAAACCCCTGTGCCAGCGGGGTTTAACCCACCCCGCCGAGCTTCCACCGCTCTtccgcgccgcccggcccggtGCTGAGGCCGCACCGCGGCCCTCCCGGCTCCTGCCCCGTTCCGCCTTCCCTTCCCCGCCTGCTCCGGAGCCGGGGAATGAGGAACCGAGCGCCGCAAAGCAGCGCTCCCCTCCCGGCCCAACCCGCCGCCTCCTCGCCCGCCTCACCCGCCCCGGCTGAGGCACCCgcggcccggcgcggcgctgCGCCACGGCGCCGGCAGCGAGGGAGGAGGGCGGGCGGAGGGCCGAGGGCCGCGGCCCCTTCCCGCAGCGCCGCCCCCCGGCTTCAGGGcggccctgcccctgcctctgcccctggAGATGGCGGCCGCCAGGGCCGGGCGGGCGCTGAGGgcgggggggagctgctgccgctgctcctcctcgggcggcggcgcggagcggccGGGCGGAGCGGTAAATCCCCAGCCCTCAGCGGCCGGCTGAGGCTGCTGAGGGGCAGCGctgtggggaaggaggggaagggaagggccgGGAGGAGCGAGCAGCGCAGGGCTTGCGCCGCCGAGCGGCTGGGGGGAGCCCGCGGCGGGGCTGGAGGGCGGCGGGCTCAGAGCCCTCGGTGCCCCCGGGGCGTCCGGGCGGTGCTTGTAAGCACCAAGCAGGTTGAGAGGTGATGGGGCAAAGGGGACAAAATGCTTCCCCGGCTGGAGCGGGGGGAGCCCGCTGCTCCGGAGCCGAGCCTGAAAAGCCGCGGGCAGGCACCGGGGGTGCCCGGGGAGGCCCTGCTGAGGGGGCCGGCACACGGACCGGTTCCTGCCAGCAAATGTCCTGGAGCATCTGTGGTACAAAACTGCTGGAAACTCCATAAAATCACGATTTATGGCTGTTGGGGAAAGAGTTGAAGGTATCCTCTCCGTGATAGATTTCTAAGTAAAggtaaaatttaaatatatcgCAATTTTCAGTCGAGGTAAACAAAGGCGTGTATCTTCTGAACGTGTTACAATGATGTGCTATAAGGCTGTATGGAGACTGTTGCATGGCCGTATGGAGTTTTAGAGCTTGCTTCAAGTCGTGATCTTCACGAAAACGATGCTGAACCGGTAACAATAACGATTCCCGCACGTGTTTTTAAGGGCCCGGCTTTCCGCCCGCCGGCACACTCCCGCCACGACTGGATCGGGCCCCCCGACAGGCTCTCAAACCTGCGGCCGGTGATCTTCCACGTGCCGCAGGACGAGTCCGCCCTGGAGCGGCGCCTGCGGGAGGCGAGGCAGGACACCCAGGCCTGGAACCAGCAGTTCTGGGCCCAGCAGAACGCCTCCTTCCAGCAGGTGAGCGGGGCCGCTGGGCGGCGCTGGGAGGCTTCGCGGTTGGGTGCTGGCGGCCCACAGCCGTCATCCCTGGCTTTAGAAGGGTTTGGATGGCTGCGCAGGAGATAACCTTCAGCTGTGCCTCCTGCACTGCGTGGCTGGCTCAAATAGTCACCAAAAACCTGTGATTTTGGTTTTTTAAACTAGTATTCAGTTCTGCCTACAATTACTTACTAGCTTTAActgatactattttttttttaagatgtgcaGTGTCTACCCAGAAATTACGTTTTGTCATTGTTTGCAATATTAACTTCTAAGTCTCTTACGAAACTACAGATCCTACGTATTCAATTGCTGTCTAGTGATATTTGCCATATGTTTTTCTTATCTTGCACTGAAAACATCAAGCTGTAGCCACCTTGCATGCGCAGACTATTTGTGACTGGAGCTGCTGTTGAAAATGACGCTGCAGATTTTCTTGCTCTGTTATGGGAGAGAAATTGGATGTAATCACTAAGGGTAAATGAAGGGCCATGCCCTGTTGCCTGGCTAAGCTAAAAGCAGGAACATGTTTAGCTGTGGTCTGCCTTTTTCTGATTGCCCTATTGGTTAGGAGACACAGAATTTTGttgtgagaagaaaaatgattcaGAATTCACTGTTATTTCTGATGGTCTTTGATCATCGTATCCTCCCAAAACTAGTGAAGATctcgggggggaggaggggggaatgAAGCTTTTAATTCCATAGAACTGCttattaatcttttaaaaatgatgtaaaGAGAATTAGTCTGTTTCCATGTAAGTAGCTTCAATTTCTAAGTCTGCATGTTTTTCTGTATGCAGAAATTCTCAGTTAAACTGTGGGGACTAGCTGGGTTGTATGTCTTTTGTAAACTTAAGGTTTGGATCTAGCCAAACAATACCAAAGCTCAGTTGTACCTTTATTCCAAAAATAAGTTGCATGTGTTTCAGCAGAGTGTTTGCACGAATCAATGGATGCATGCAGCTAGCAGGATCTAAGTGAATATCCAATGGTATTGGGCACTAAGCTGTTACgtgatttaaaaacaatggtTAACTTTAAGGTATGAGTACCTCAAATTCTAACGTGGAAAAACgtattttaggaaaaagaagaatttatttattcaagaCTGAAAGCCAAAGGTCTGGCAGTGAGAGATGAAACAGGTTAGTGAGACCTCCGTGTACAGTTTAGGAtgcattttgaattttgtttaaCTCTCAATATTGTTAGTTTATGCTCTTTGTGTTCTGTCACAAGTAATTCTTCAGAGCAGGATTTGGAAGTGCTTTTTGGGAGCATGCATGTGGGGGGTGAGATTTTCTCTTGTACTGTTCATCTAATTCTTCCCTGCCCAGCATGAACGAACATGCTGAAATCTTAACcaagtaattttaataatttttcagtaTAAGGAGGAATGG from Anser cygnoides isolate HZ-2024a breed goose chromosome 5, Taihu_goose_T2T_genome, whole genome shotgun sequence harbors:
- the BAG5 gene encoding BAG family molecular chaperone regulator 5; its protein translation is MEMGNQHPAIKRLHEIQKEVKEIEQQVVVFSGLSTDRDYKKLERSLTKQLFEIDSVDTEGKGDIQQARKRAAQETERLLKELEQNANHPRRLEIEAIFKEAQSLVEREITPFYKGGNCINDEFEEGIQDIILRLTQVKTGGKVSLRKARYRTLTKVCAVQEIIESCVKQQLSLPLSNDAHPSVSKINSVMCEVNKARGTLIALLMGVSSNDTCRHLSCVLTGLIADLDALDVCGRTEIRNYRKEVVEEINKLQKYLDLEEEANSTHAYDLAQNQSILKIEEIRKKMKEVNSLLIKTENASDLYLGSKAELQGLIAQLDEVSPGKNPCIREARRRAVIEVQALITYIDLKEALGKRQMYPEQTAAEPQSHRAVWTVLGSLSQIQQEVISFDGNRTDKNYMRLEELLTKQLLALDAVDPQGDERCKAARKQAVKLAQNILYYLDMKTDEWEY
- the COA8 gene encoding cytochrome c oxidase assembly factor 8, whose amino-acid sequence is MAAARAGRALRAGGSCCRCSSSGGGAERPGGAGPAFRPPAHSRHDWIGPPDRLSNLRPVIFHVPQDESALERRLREARQDTQAWNQQFWAQQNASFQQEKEEFIYSRLKAKGLAVRDETGQKATLNAEEMADFYKDFLSKNFRKHMRYNRDWYKRNFTITFLMGQVALVRALRWLRWKKKNVGD